A single window of Nocardia higoensis DNA harbors:
- the metH gene encoding methionine synthase, giving the protein MSVSDSAGFDTTLLDTLRRRVVIGDGAMGTMLQAADLTLDDFRGLEGCNEILNETRPDVLRGIHRAYFEAGADAVETNTFGCNLSNLGDYDIADRIRDLSERGTRLAREVADEMGPSADGTPRYVLGSMGPGTKLPTLGHAPYAALRDAYAESALGMLDGGADAILIETCQDLLQVKAAVTGSRRAMAQAGRRIPIITHVTVETTGTMLVGSEIGAALTALEPLGIDMIGLNCATGPDEMSEHLRHLSRHARVPVSVMPNAGLPVLGASGAEYPLTAEELALALSGFVSEFGLAMVGGCCGTTPEHIRQVAEAVREVETTLPAPERRRSPEHEPAVSSMYTAVPFEQDASILMIGERTNANGSKAFREAMLAQDWQKCLDIAKDQTRDGAHMLDLCVDYVGRDGAQDMDELASRLATSSTLPIMLDSTEPAVLQAGLEHLGGRCAVNSVNYEDGAGPGSRFQQIMALVAEHGAAVVALTIDENGQARTAEHKVEIAERLIADITGNWGLDEADIIIDTLTFTLGTGQEESRRDGLETIEAIRELKRRHPRVQTTLGLSNISFGLNPAARQVLNSVFMHECVQAGLDSAIVHASKILPMSRIPEEHREIALDLVYDRRTPDYDPLQKLMALFEGVSASSSKASRAEELAALPLFERLERRIVDGEKAGMDADLDEAMREVPPLRIINETLLSGMKTVGELFGSGQMQLPFVLQSAEAMKTAVAYLEPHMESTDDAGKGRIVLATVKGDVHDIGKNLVDIILSNNGYEVVNLGIKQPINTILDAAVDKKADVIGMSGLLVKSTVVMKENLEELNSKGVAEQFPVLLGGAALTRAYVENDLTEVYEGDVHYARDAFEGLRLMDEIMARKRGEGPDPDSPEAVAERERAAERKARHERSKRIAEKRKAAEVPVVVPERSDVAADLPVPVPPFWGTRVVKGLALQEYSGLIDERALFLGQWGLRGQRGGDGPSYEELVETEGRPRLRAWLDRLSTEGVLQHAAVVYGYFPAVSEGDDVIVLTEPEPDAPQRFRFTFPRQQRDRFLCIADFIRSRERARATGQVDVLPLQLVTMGQPIADFANELFAADNYRDYLEVHGIGVQLTEALAEYWHRRVREELVVDGRAIAESDPDDVQEYFKLGYRGARYSFGYGACPDLEDRAKMVELLEAERIGVVLSEELQLHPEQSTDAFVLLHPEAKYFNA; this is encoded by the coding sequence ATGTCTGTGTCCGATTCCGCCGGGTTCGATACCACCCTCCTCGATACGCTCCGTCGGCGTGTCGTCATCGGCGACGGTGCGATGGGCACGATGTTGCAGGCCGCCGATCTCACCCTCGACGACTTCCGTGGCCTGGAAGGCTGCAACGAAATTCTCAACGAGACCCGGCCGGACGTACTGCGCGGCATCCATCGTGCCTACTTCGAGGCGGGCGCCGACGCGGTCGAGACCAACACCTTCGGCTGCAACCTGTCCAACCTCGGCGACTACGACATCGCCGATCGCATCCGCGATCTGTCCGAGCGCGGTACCCGCCTGGCCCGCGAGGTCGCCGACGAGATGGGGCCGAGCGCCGACGGCACCCCCCGCTACGTCCTCGGGTCGATGGGGCCGGGCACCAAGCTGCCGACTCTGGGCCACGCCCCCTACGCCGCTCTGCGCGACGCCTACGCCGAGTCCGCGCTCGGCATGCTCGACGGCGGCGCCGACGCCATCCTCATCGAGACCTGCCAGGACCTGCTGCAGGTGAAGGCGGCCGTCACCGGCAGCAGGCGCGCGATGGCGCAGGCCGGTCGGCGCATCCCGATCATCACGCACGTGACCGTGGAGACCACCGGCACCATGCTGGTCGGCAGCGAGATCGGCGCCGCGCTCACCGCGCTCGAGCCGCTGGGCATCGACATGATCGGCTTGAACTGCGCGACCGGCCCCGACGAGATGAGCGAGCACCTGCGCCACCTGTCGCGGCACGCCCGGGTGCCGGTGTCGGTGATGCCCAACGCCGGTCTGCCGGTCCTCGGAGCGTCCGGCGCCGAGTACCCGCTGACCGCCGAGGAGCTGGCGCTGGCCCTGAGCGGGTTCGTCTCCGAGTTCGGCCTGGCGATGGTGGGCGGCTGCTGCGGCACCACCCCCGAGCACATCCGGCAGGTGGCCGAGGCGGTGCGCGAGGTCGAGACCACGCTGCCCGCGCCCGAGCGGCGTCGTTCGCCCGAACACGAGCCCGCGGTGTCGAGCATGTACACCGCGGTGCCGTTCGAGCAGGACGCCTCGATCCTGATGATCGGCGAGCGGACCAACGCCAACGGTTCCAAGGCCTTCCGCGAGGCGATGCTGGCCCAGGACTGGCAGAAGTGCCTCGACATCGCCAAGGACCAGACCCGCGACGGCGCCCACATGCTCGATCTGTGCGTCGACTACGTCGGCCGCGACGGCGCGCAGGACATGGACGAGCTGGCGAGCAGGCTGGCCACCTCCTCCACGCTGCCGATCATGCTGGACTCCACCGAGCCCGCCGTGCTGCAGGCGGGCCTCGAGCACCTGGGCGGCCGCTGCGCGGTGAACTCGGTGAACTACGAGGACGGCGCGGGGCCCGGCTCACGGTTCCAGCAGATCATGGCGCTGGTCGCCGAGCACGGCGCCGCGGTGGTCGCGCTGACCATCGACGAGAACGGTCAGGCGCGCACCGCCGAGCACAAAGTCGAGATCGCCGAACGGCTCATCGCCGACATCACGGGCAACTGGGGGCTCGACGAAGCCGACATCATCATCGACACCCTCACCTTCACCCTGGGTACCGGCCAGGAGGAGTCGCGCCGCGACGGCCTCGAGACGATCGAGGCGATCCGCGAGCTCAAGCGCCGACACCCGCGGGTGCAGACCACGCTCGGTCTGTCCAATATCTCCTTCGGCCTCAATCCGGCCGCTCGGCAGGTGCTGAACTCGGTGTTCATGCACGAGTGCGTGCAGGCCGGTCTGGATTCGGCGATCGTGCACGCCTCCAAGATCCTGCCGATGAGCCGCATCCCCGAGGAACACCGCGAGATCGCGCTCGACCTCGTCTACGACCGGCGCACTCCCGACTACGACCCGCTGCAGAAGCTGATGGCGCTGTTCGAAGGTGTGTCGGCGTCCTCGTCCAAGGCCTCCCGGGCCGAGGAACTGGCCGCGCTGCCGCTGTTCGAACGTCTGGAGCGGCGCATCGTCGACGGTGAGAAGGCGGGCATGGACGCCGATCTCGACGAAGCCATGCGCGAGGTGCCGCCGCTGCGGATCATCAACGAGACCCTGCTGTCGGGCATGAAGACCGTCGGCGAGCTGTTCGGCTCCGGCCAGATGCAGCTGCCGTTCGTGCTGCAGTCCGCCGAGGCGATGAAGACCGCAGTGGCCTATCTGGAACCGCACATGGAGTCCACCGACGACGCGGGCAAGGGCCGCATCGTGCTGGCCACCGTCAAGGGCGATGTGCACGACATCGGTAAGAACCTGGTCGACATCATCCTGTCCAACAACGGCTACGAGGTGGTCAATCTCGGCATCAAGCAGCCGATCAACACCATCCTCGACGCCGCGGTGGACAAGAAGGCCGACGTGATCGGTATGTCCGGTCTGCTGGTGAAGTCCACCGTGGTGATGAAGGAGAACCTGGAGGAGCTCAACTCCAAGGGAGTGGCCGAGCAATTCCCGGTCCTGCTCGGCGGTGCCGCGCTGACCCGTGCCTACGTCGAGAACGACCTCACCGAGGTCTACGAGGGCGATGTGCACTACGCGCGCGACGCCTTCGAGGGACTGCGGCTGATGGACGAGATCATGGCGCGTAAGCGCGGCGAGGGACCGGATCCGGACAGTCCCGAAGCCGTCGCCGAACGTGAGCGCGCCGCCGAACGCAAGGCGCGTCACGAGCGTTCCAAGCGCATCGCCGAGAAGCGCAAGGCCGCCGAGGTGCCGGTCGTGGTCCCGGAGCGATCCGACGTGGCCGCCGACCTGCCGGTGCCGGTGCCGCCGTTCTGGGGTACCCGGGTGGTGAAGGGGCTTGCCCTGCAGGAGTATTCGGGCCTGATCGACGAGCGTGCGCTGTTCCTGGGCCAGTGGGGCCTGCGCGGGCAGCGCGGCGGCGACGGTCCCTCCTACGAGGAACTGGTGGAGACCGAAGGTCGTCCGCGGCTGCGCGCCTGGCTGGACAGGCTGTCCACCGAGGGTGTGCTCCAGCACGCGGCTGTGGTGTACGGCTACTTCCCCGCGGTCTCCGAGGGCGACGACGTGATCGTGCTCACCGAACCCGAACCCGATGCGCCGCAACGGTTCCGGTTCACCTTCCCGCGCCAGCAGCGCGACCGGTTCCTGTGCATCGCCGACTTCATCCGGTCCAGGGAGCGGGCGCGCGCCACCGGGCAGGTCGATGTGCTGCCGTTGCAGCTGGTCACGATGGGGCAGCCGATCGCCGACTTCGCCAACGAGCTGTTCGCCGCCGACAACTACCGCGACTACCTCGAAGTCCACGGCATCGGTGTGCAACTCACCGAGGCGCTGGCCGAGTACTGGCACCGGCGGGTGCGTGAGGAACTGGTGGTCGACGGCCGCGCGATCGCCGAATCCGATCCCGACGACGTGCAGGAGTACTTCAAGCTGGGTTACCGTGGCGCGCGGTACTCCTTCGGCTACGGCGCGTGCCCGGACCTCGAGGATCGCGCCAAGATGGTCGAGCTGCTCGAAGCGGAGCGGATCGGGGTGGTGCTGTCCGAGGAACTGCAGTTGCATCCCGAGCAGTCGACCGACGCGTTCGTGCTGCTGCACCCGGAGGCCAAGTACTTCAACGCCTGA
- the hisG gene encoding ATP phosphoribosyltransferase — translation MLRVAVPNKGSLSESATSILSEAGYRKRTDSRELSVLDPQNQVEFYFLRPKDIAVYVGSGELDLGITGRDLALDSGAPVQERLALGFGRSSFRYAAPAGPEWKVDDLAGKRIATSYPNLVRADLRERGLEAEVIRLDGAVEISIQLGVADAIADVVGSGRTLRQHNLVAFGESLCDSEGVLVERIGSDAQDRARNQLIARIQGVVFAQQYLMLDYDCPKNLLDKAVQITPGLESPTVSPLADEAWVAVRALVPRNKSNHVMDELAYLGAKAILATDIRSCRAF, via the coding sequence ATGCTGCGCGTAGCAGTCCCCAACAAAGGCTCGCTGTCGGAATCGGCGACCTCCATCCTCTCCGAAGCCGGTTACCGCAAACGCACCGATTCGCGCGAACTGAGCGTCCTCGACCCGCAGAACCAGGTCGAGTTCTATTTCCTGCGGCCCAAGGACATCGCCGTCTACGTCGGCTCCGGCGAACTCGACCTCGGTATCACCGGCCGCGACCTGGCCCTCGACTCCGGCGCTCCGGTCCAGGAACGCCTCGCCCTGGGCTTCGGGCGCTCCAGCTTCCGCTATGCGGCCCCCGCGGGCCCCGAATGGAAGGTCGACGATCTGGCGGGCAAGCGGATCGCCACGTCCTACCCGAACCTGGTGCGCGCCGACCTGCGTGAGCGCGGCCTCGAGGCCGAGGTCATCCGCCTCGACGGCGCGGTCGAGATCTCCATCCAGCTCGGTGTCGCCGACGCCATCGCCGATGTGGTCGGCTCCGGCCGCACGCTGCGCCAGCACAATCTGGTGGCCTTCGGTGAGTCGCTGTGCGACTCCGAGGGCGTGCTCGTGGAACGGATCGGCTCCGACGCGCAGGACCGCGCCCGCAACCAGCTCATCGCCCGCATCCAGGGCGTGGTCTTCGCTCAGCAGTATCTGATGCTGGACTACGACTGCCCGAAGAACCTGCTGGACAAGGCCGTGCAGATCACGCCCGGTCTGGAGTCGCCGACGGTCTCGCCGCTGGCCGACGAGGCATGGGTGGCGGTGCGGGCACTGGTGCCGCGCAACAAGTCCAACCACGTCATGGACGAGTTGGCCTATCTGGGCGCCAAGGCGATCCTGGCCACCGACATCCGTTCCTGCCGCGCGTTCTGA
- a CDS encoding arpA protein — protein MASIGVLDEIVDTARYPLREPGGARWQAAVSAARAELAESGCTVLRAFIRPELVDTLREQGEQMAPHAYYRTEQVNAYNIPLDAALPEGHPGRIVLERGNAFVPRDRIPADALIHRLYVDEFFQRFVADCFGRAELHEYADPLAGLCLNVVAPGMSHPWHFDTNEFTVSMLTRGPDDGGIFEYCPNIRTPDDEHLDDVRAVLTDSGDHLVRRLDLRPGDLQLFQGRYSLHRVSTVSGATQRHSAIFAYTDRPGVIGTIERTRQLFGRVLPDHIAAAEAVRSDRLLD, from the coding sequence ATGGCATCGATCGGCGTGTTGGATGAAATCGTCGACACCGCAAGGTATCCGCTGCGGGAGCCGGGAGGTGCGCGGTGGCAGGCGGCGGTCTCGGCCGCGCGCGCCGAACTCGCGGAGTCGGGCTGCACCGTGCTGCGGGCATTCATCCGGCCCGAGCTCGTCGACACCCTGCGCGAGCAGGGCGAGCAGATGGCGCCGCACGCCTACTACCGCACCGAACAGGTCAACGCCTACAACATCCCGCTCGATGCCGCACTGCCCGAGGGGCATCCCGGCCGCATCGTGCTCGAGCGCGGCAACGCCTTCGTGCCGCGCGACCGGATCCCCGCCGACGCGCTGATCCATCGCCTCTACGTGGACGAGTTCTTCCAGCGGTTCGTCGCCGACTGCTTCGGCCGTGCCGAATTGCACGAATACGCCGATCCGCTGGCCGGGCTGTGCCTGAACGTGGTGGCTCCCGGCATGTCGCACCCGTGGCACTTCGACACCAACGAATTCACGGTCAGCATGCTGACCAGGGGGCCCGACGACGGCGGGATCTTCGAGTACTGCCCGAACATCCGCACACCCGACGACGAACATCTCGACGACGTGCGCGCCGTGCTCACCGATTCCGGCGACCACCTCGTGCGCAGGCTGGATCTGCGCCCCGGTGATCTGCAGCTGTTCCAGGGCCGCTACTCACTGCACCGGGTCTCCACGGTCTCCGGTGCCACGCAACGTCATTCGGCGATCTTCGCCTACACCGACCGGCCCGGCGTCATCGGCACCATCGAACGCACCCGTCAGCTCTTCGGGCGCGTTCTGCCGGATCACATCGCCGCGGCCGAGGCGGTCCGGAGCGACCGACTACTCGACTGA
- a CDS encoding class I SAM-dependent methyltransferase, with translation MPVPLHTTGKASFDDIYDRPDPREYYARMSELDYRIPELAKPFFEQQIREFRAATYGSPEAAEPVTVLDIGCSYGVNAALLRFDTTIAELAEHYRSAGEADRAALVERDRARLAARDAWPGVRFLGIDASRPALEYAEQAGLLHEAVHADLEAADPTDEQRAVLAGADLVVSTGCIGYVTEKTITRIAAARPDRLPWMAHFVLRMFDFTPIAAELDALGYRTEQAPGLYKQRRFASPVEQQHVLTALADNGIDTARHESEGWLCARLFLSRPDPDRRF, from the coding sequence GTGCCAGTGCCGTTGCACACCACCGGGAAAGCCTCGTTCGACGACATCTACGACCGTCCCGATCCCCGCGAGTACTACGCCCGGATGTCCGAACTGGACTATCGCATTCCGGAACTGGCCAAGCCCTTCTTCGAACAGCAGATCCGGGAGTTCCGCGCCGCGACGTACGGCTCCCCGGAGGCCGCCGAACCGGTCACGGTGCTCGACATCGGCTGTTCCTATGGTGTGAACGCCGCGCTCCTGCGCTTCGACACCACCATCGCCGAACTGGCCGAGCACTACCGCTCGGCGGGCGAGGCCGATCGTGCCGCGCTCGTCGAGCGCGACCGTGCCCGGCTCGCCGCGAGAGACGCCTGGCCCGGTGTCCGTTTCCTCGGCATCGACGCCTCCCGCCCGGCCCTCGAGTACGCCGAGCAGGCGGGCTTGCTGCACGAGGCGGTGCACGCCGACCTGGAGGCCGCGGACCCCACCGATGAACAGCGGGCCGTGCTCGCCGGGGCCGATCTGGTCGTCTCCACCGGATGCATCGGCTACGTCACCGAGAAGACGATCACCAGGATCGCCGCCGCGCGGCCCGACCGGCTGCCGTGGATGGCGCATTTCGTGCTGCGCATGTTCGATTTCACGCCGATCGCGGCCGAACTCGACGCGCTCGGATATCGCACCGAACAGGCCCCGGGCCTGTACAAGCAACGGCGCTTCGCCTCACCCGTCGAGCAGCAGCACGTGCTGACCGCGCTGGCCGACAACGGGATCGACACCGCGCGACACGAAAGCGAAGGCTGGCTGTGCGCTCGCCTGTTCCTCTCCCGGCCCGACCCCGATCGCCGCTTCTGA
- a CDS encoding choline/carnitine O-acyltransferase, protein MTERTFAAEDELPRVPLPTLEASAERFLQWCSPLLTAEELATTEAAVAELLSADGPGRTLHAALAEYDATPGVGSWLDQFWPSRYLGRRDRIALNANFFFLFRDDTTLAASTASDQVSRAAAIVLAALDYKLALDREEIPPATQRGKRLSMWQNKYLFSETRIPGAEQDSVRVPYTDEWPGPSQERHIAVFHRGNVFRLEVIGPEGVPHTLDELGEGVRAVLEAGATAAEADTSVGHLTTKARAEWAADRELLRAEPADAAALDTIETALFCVCLEDFAPRDSLHACDQLLHGDSANRYFDKSVSFIVFADGSAGINVEHCGLDGTTILSFVDTLLERTAADHAEAAGARSQGTPAVAPIEFTLDAELRQRIKAAAKDFADYAAANATTTVSFPEFGTAEAKKLKISPDAFAQLAYQLAHRRSKGLTGATYESIATRQYRNGRTEAMRVITPEMIAFVDAMVDPDVDHETKLAAARTAADAHVARAQQCQAGDAPEQHLWELQWIQRRRGAELGVTEPIALYDSPGWTIMRDDYLSTSSAPSVNIEYFGFGSTSPRCIGIAYVLLPDRWNLYLATPTAVADQMHAFADQLRIAVSELAALLAAPQ, encoded by the coding sequence TTGACCGAACGCACTTTCGCCGCCGAAGACGAACTGCCCCGCGTTCCGCTGCCCACGCTCGAGGCCAGCGCCGAGCGTTTCCTGCAGTGGTGCTCGCCGTTGCTGACCGCCGAGGAACTGGCCACCACCGAGGCGGCGGTGGCCGAACTGCTCAGCGCCGACGGGCCCGGACGCACACTGCACGCGGCGCTCGCCGAATACGACGCCACCCCCGGCGTCGGCAGCTGGCTCGACCAGTTCTGGCCCTCGCGCTACCTGGGCAGGCGTGATCGGATCGCCTTGAACGCCAACTTCTTCTTCCTCTTCCGCGACGACACCACCCTGGCCGCTTCCACCGCCTCCGATCAGGTCTCGCGCGCGGCCGCCATCGTGCTCGCGGCCCTCGACTACAAGTTGGCGCTGGACCGCGAGGAGATCCCGCCCGCGACCCAGCGTGGCAAGCGGCTGTCGATGTGGCAGAACAAGTACCTGTTCTCCGAGACCCGCATCCCCGGCGCCGAGCAGGACTCCGTGCGGGTTCCCTACACCGACGAGTGGCCGGGCCCGTCGCAGGAACGCCATATCGCTGTCTTCCATCGGGGCAACGTCTTCCGGCTCGAGGTGATCGGTCCGGAGGGTGTGCCGCACACCCTCGACGAGCTCGGCGAGGGTGTGCGCGCGGTGCTCGAGGCGGGCGCTACCGCAGCCGAGGCCGACACCTCCGTGGGACACCTGACCACCAAGGCTCGCGCCGAATGGGCCGCCGATCGGGAACTGCTGCGGGCGGAGCCGGCCGACGCCGCCGCGCTCGACACCATCGAGACCGCGCTGTTCTGTGTGTGTCTCGAGGACTTCGCGCCTCGCGACTCCCTGCACGCCTGCGATCAGCTGCTGCACGGCGACAGCGCCAACCGCTACTTCGACAAGTCGGTGTCGTTCATCGTCTTCGCCGACGGCAGCGCCGGCATCAATGTCGAGCACTGCGGGCTGGACGGCACCACCATCCTGTCCTTCGTCGACACCCTGCTCGAGCGCACGGCCGCCGACCACGCCGAGGCGGCGGGGGCGCGGTCACAGGGCACGCCCGCGGTGGCGCCGATCGAGTTCACCCTCGACGCCGAACTGCGTCAGCGGATCAAGGCCGCCGCCAAGGACTTCGCCGACTACGCGGCCGCCAACGCGACCACCACGGTCAGCTTCCCCGAGTTCGGCACCGCCGAGGCCAAGAAGCTGAAGATCTCCCCGGACGCCTTCGCCCAGCTCGCCTACCAGCTCGCGCACCGCCGCAGCAAGGGCCTGACCGGAGCGACCTACGAGTCCATCGCGACCCGCCAGTACCGCAACGGCCGTACCGAGGCGATGCGTGTGATCACCCCCGAGATGATCGCCTTCGTCGACGCCATGGTCGACCCGGACGTCGATCACGAGACGAAGCTGGCCGCAGCCCGCACGGCGGCCGACGCGCACGTGGCCCGGGCCCAGCAGTGCCAGGCCGGCGACGCACCCGAGCAGCACCTGTGGGAGCTGCAGTGGATCCAGCGCCGCCGCGGCGCGGAACTCGGCGTCACCGAGCCGATCGCGCTCTACGACAGCCCCGGCTGGACGATCATGCGCGACGACTACCTGAGCACCAGCTCGGCGCCGTCGGTGAACATCGAGTACTTCGGTTTCGGCTCCACCAGCCCACGCTGCATCGGCATCGCCTACGTGCTGCTGCCGGATCGCTGGAACCTGTACCTGGCCACCCCGACCGCGGTCGCCGATCAGATGCACGCCTTCGCCGATCAGCTGCGGATCGCGGTGAGTGAACTGGCCGCGCTGCTGGCTGCGCCGCAGTGA
- a CDS encoding serine/threonine-protein kinase gives MTADRLIAGRYRLTQKVGSGAMGVVWRATDERLERVVAVKQLLLTPGLTPDQATEAKRRAMREGRIAARLHHPNAITVFDVAEEDGQPWLVMEYMDAPSLAFKIAGGHTLPPLEVAEIGAQAASALAAAHDAGIMHRDVKPANLLVADDGTVKLTDFGISRAVGDVTVTATGLLAGTPAYLAPEVARGEDPLPSSDVFALGATLYTAVEGSPPFGEGDNPLAILHAVALGEVAPPRNAGPLAPVLMSLLSVDAQARPTMREAARALADVAAGRAPRLPGPPMATKVLPTPGSDATAVLSGAPSLPATTRPAPARPAPARPAPAPAAAPIPATDGYDPPAPPAPPAAAGASTSDTQRKPTLMLAVVAVVAVLALAVVLLLTRDTGGDETAAPPSLPASAEATTPSDETTDEDSAESVTSTVPTTTPSPTTTTAAPAGDAAQFAQGYYAMLPGDIAGAWAQLSPAYQAQTGGYGSYASFWSSIRSVSVTSVTPDGPDRATVSLTYVKTDGTVAGESRWISVTRDGGRTLISGSGL, from the coding sequence ATGACGGCGGACCGGTTGATCGCGGGACGGTACCGGCTGACCCAGAAGGTAGGCAGCGGGGCGATGGGGGTGGTGTGGCGGGCAACCGACGAGCGGCTGGAGCGTGTCGTCGCCGTCAAGCAGCTGCTGCTGACCCCGGGGCTGACACCGGACCAGGCGACCGAGGCCAAGCGGCGCGCCATGCGTGAGGGCCGGATCGCGGCGCGGCTGCACCATCCCAACGCCATCACCGTCTTCGACGTCGCCGAGGAGGACGGCCAGCCGTGGCTGGTGATGGAGTACATGGATGCGCCGAGCCTGGCGTTCAAGATCGCCGGTGGGCACACCCTGCCGCCGCTGGAGGTCGCCGAGATCGGGGCGCAGGCCGCCTCCGCGTTGGCGGCGGCGCACGACGCGGGGATCATGCACCGTGATGTGAAGCCGGCGAACCTGCTGGTGGCCGACGACGGCACGGTAAAGCTCACCGACTTCGGCATCTCCCGTGCGGTCGGCGACGTCACGGTCACCGCGACCGGTCTGCTGGCGGGCACGCCGGCCTATCTCGCACCGGAAGTGGCCCGTGGTGAGGACCCGCTGCCCAGCTCGGACGTGTTCGCCCTCGGCGCCACGCTCTACACCGCGGTGGAGGGGTCGCCGCCGTTCGGCGAGGGCGACAATCCGCTGGCGATCCTGCACGCCGTCGCCCTCGGCGAGGTGGCGCCGCCCCGCAATGCCGGACCGCTCGCGCCGGTGCTGATGAGCCTGCTCTCGGTGGACGCGCAGGCCCGGCCGACCATGCGGGAAGCGGCGCGTGCGCTCGCCGATGTGGCGGCCGGTCGCGCGCCCCGGTTGCCGGGGCCGCCGATGGCCACCAAGGTCCTGCCCACACCGGGCTCCGACGCCACGGCGGTTCTGTCCGGGGCGCCGTCGCTCCCCGCGACCACCCGTCCGGCCCCCGCCCGTCCGGCACCAGCCCGTCCCGCTCCCGCTCCGGCCGCAGCACCGATTCCGGCGACGGACGGGTACGACCCCCCGGCGCCGCCGGCGCCCCCGGCGGCCGCGGGTGCCTCGACCTCGGATACGCAGCGCAAGCCGACGCTGATGCTGGCGGTCGTCGCGGTGGTTGCCGTGCTCGCTCTGGCTGTGGTCCTGTTGCTCACCCGCGACACCGGCGGCGACGAAACCGCCGCGCCCCCTTCGCTTCCGGCCTCCGCCGAGGCCACCACACCGTCGGACGAGACCACCGACGAGGACTCGGCCGAGTCGGTCACCAGCACAGTGCCGACCACCACGCCCTCGCCGACGACCACCACGGCAGCGCCCGCGGGCGACGCGGCGCAGTTCGCCCAGGGCTACTACGCCATGCTGCCCGGCGACATCGCGGGCGCGTGGGCGCAGCTCTCGCCCGCCTACCAGGCGCAGACCGGCGGATACGGTTCCTACGCGTCGTTCTGGTCCTCGATCCGCTCGGTGAGCGTGACCAGCGTGACCCCCGACGGTCCCGATCGCGCGACGGTCTCGCTGACCTACGTCAAGACCGACGGCACGGTCGCGGGGGAGAGCCGCTGGATCAGCGTCACCCGCGACGGCGGCCGCACCTTGATCTCCGGCTCCGGACTCTGA
- a CDS encoding phosphoribosyl-ATP diphosphatase encodes MKTFESLFAELQDRAATRPEGSGTVAALDAGVHTQGKKVLEEAGEVWLAAEHESDDSLAEEISQLLYWVQVLMVGRGLTLDDVYRHL; translated from the coding sequence GTGAAGACTTTCGAATCCCTGTTCGCCGAGCTGCAGGATCGTGCCGCCACTCGTCCCGAGGGGTCCGGCACCGTGGCCGCCCTGGACGCCGGCGTGCATACCCAGGGTAAGAAGGTTCTCGAGGAGGCGGGCGAGGTCTGGTTGGCCGCGGAACACGAGAGCGACGATTCCCTGGCCGAGGAGATCTCGCAGTTGCTGTACTGGGTCCAGGTGCTGATGGTGGGCCGGGGGTTGACGCTCGACGACGTGTACCGACATCTGTGA
- a CDS encoding HAD family hydrolase produces the protein MTGRLAAVLWDMDGTLLDSEKLWDIAVRELAVELGGVMTDELRHALIGASGPNALRIVFNGLGADPTPRALAEAAEFLEWRVGELMTGPIPWRPGAADALALVRSVGVSTALVTNTVRSLTEFGLDTIGRHHFDVSVCGDEVPEGKPAPDPYLRAAELLGVDPRHCVAVEDSPTGARAAAAAGCAVIVVPCEIPVPAGPGRVLRESLVGLTVDHLHEALLLTR, from the coding sequence ATGACGGGGCGACTCGCCGCGGTCCTGTGGGATATGGACGGGACGCTGCTGGATTCGGAGAAGCTGTGGGACATCGCGGTGCGCGAGCTCGCGGTGGAACTCGGCGGCGTGATGACCGACGAGCTGCGGCACGCGCTGATCGGTGCGTCCGGGCCGAACGCGCTGCGAATCGTGTTCAACGGTCTCGGCGCCGATCCGACTCCGCGGGCGCTGGCCGAGGCCGCCGAGTTCTTGGAGTGGCGGGTAGGTGAGTTGATGACCGGCCCGATCCCGTGGCGTCCCGGTGCGGCCGACGCGCTGGCACTGGTGCGGTCGGTCGGGGTGTCCACGGCGCTGGTCACCAACACCGTGCGCTCGCTCACCGAGTTCGGTCTCGACACCATCGGCAGGCACCACTTCGACGTCTCGGTCTGCGGCGACGAGGTGCCCGAGGGCAAGCCCGCACCCGATCCCTATCTGCGTGCCGCGGAGTTGCTGGGCGTGGACCCGCGACACTGTGTGGCCGTGGAGGATTCGCCGACCGGCGCTCGGGCGGCGGCCGCGGCGGGCTGCGCGGTGATCGTGGTGCCCTGCGAGATCCCCGTGCCCGCGGGTCCGGGACGGGTGCTGCGCGAATCCCTCGTCGGCCTGACCGTGGACCACCTGCACGAGGCGTTGCTGCTCACCCGATGA